A portion of the Cryptomeria japonica chromosome 5, Sugi_1.0, whole genome shotgun sequence genome contains these proteins:
- the LOC131076622 gene encoding ATP-dependent zinc metalloprotease FTSH 1, chloroplastic, which translates to MAATNLLLSTPIKTQFFGHRLAFSPPAPKFLHHQRATQILTPRASLQKSLPAALIAIPLLSTSPLALLPAAAAPELAPAPPPPTGAEALRPNALQTATPSPFSGAAVSAPEPRSSDLPEGAQWRYSDFLNAVKKGKVERVRFSRDGASLQLSAVDGRRATVTLPNDPDLVDILAMNGVDISVSEGDSNNNLFNVIGNLLFPILAFGGLFFLFRRAQGGPGGPGGLGGPMDFGRSKSKFQEVPETGITFADVAGADQAKLELQEVVDFLKNPDKYTALGAKIPKGCLLVGPPGTGKTLLARAVSGEAGVPFFSCAASEFVELFVGVGASRVRDLFEKAKSKAPCIVFIDEIDAVGRQRGAGLGGGNDEREQTINQLLTEMDGFSGNSGVIVLAATNRPDVLDSALLRPGRFDRQVTVDRPDVAGRVKILEVHSRGKALGKDVDFDKIARRTPGFTGADLQNLMNEAAILAARRDLKEISKDEISDALERIIAGPEKKNAVVSEEKRRLVAYHEAGHALVGALMPEYDPVAKISIIPRGQAGGLTFFAPSEERLESGLYSRSYLENQMAVALGGRVAEEVIFGKENVTTGASNDFQQVSRVARQMVERLGFSKKIGQISLGGGGGNPFLGQQMSPQKDYSMATADIVDAEVRELVEKAYARAVNIITTQIDILHKLAELLMEKETVDGEEFMSLFIDGKAELFVA; encoded by the exons ATGGCGGCCACCAATCTACTTCTTTCAACTCCGATCAAAACTCAATTCTTCGGCCACCGCCTGGCCTTCTCACCCCCTGCACCGAAATTCCTCCACCACCAGCGCGCCACCCAAATCCTCACTCCCCGGGCCTCGCTACAGAAAAGTCTCCCAGCTGCGCTCATCGCAATTCCGCTCCTCTCCACATCGCCTTTGGCGCTCCTCCCTGCAGCTGCCGCGCCGGAGCTTGCCCCCGCCCCACCTCCTCCAACCGGGGCTGAAGCCCTCCGCCCAAACGCCCTACAAACCGCTACTCCCTCTCCCTTTTCCGGAGCCGCCGTCTCCGCCCCGGAGCCCCGCTCATCCGACCTTCCGGAGGGTGCGCAATGGCGCTACAGCGACTTCCTCAATGCTGTGAAGAAGGGCAAAGTGGAGCGCGTGCGATTCAGTCGCGATGGCGCCTCGCTCCAGCTCTCCGCCGTGGACGGGCGGCGCGCCACCGTCACGCTACCTAATGACCCTGACCTTGTTGATATCCTCGCCATGAACGGCGTGGACATTTCTGTGTCGGAGGGCGATAGTAATAACAATCTCTTTAATGTGATTGGGAATTTGCTGTTTCCGATATTGGCTTTTGGAGGGCTCTTCTTTCTGTTCAGGCGTGCGCAGGGTGGGCCCGGGGGACCTGGCGGCCTTGGCGGTCCTATGGACTTTGGCCGTTCCAAGTCTAAGTTTCAG GAGGTGCCTGAGACTGGCATAACCTTTGCTGATGTGGCTGGTGCTGACCAGGCCAAGTTGGAGCTGCAGGAGGTGGTAGATTTCTTAAAAAACCCTGACAAGTATACAGCCCTGGGTGCGAAGATTCCTAAGGGTTGCTTATTGGTTGGGCCACCTGGCACAGGAAAGACCCTACTTGCCCGAGCTGTGTCTGGGGAGGCTGGTGTGCCATTTTTCTCATGTGCTGCTTCAGAATTTGTGGAGCTTTTTGTTGGTGTTGGTGCTTCAAGGGTCAGGGATTTGTTTGAAAAGGCGAAGTCTAAGGCACCGTGTATTGTTTTTATTGATGAAATTGATGCGGTGGGGAGGCAGAGAGGGGCCGGGCTTGGTGGTGGGAATGATGAGAGGGAGCAAACCATCAATCAACTACTGACAgagatggatgggttctcaggtaaCAGCGGGGTAATTGTTCTTGCTGCTACAAATCGGCCAGATGTTTTGGATTCAGCACTTCTGCGCCCAGGGAGGTTTGATCGACAAGTTACTGTCGACAGGCCAGATGTTGCCGGGAGAGTGAAGATTCTTGAG GTTCATTCCAGAGGCAAAGCATTGGGGAAAGATGTAGATTTTGACAAAATTGCAAGGAGGACGCCTGGCTTCACTGGTGCTGATTTGCAAAATTTGATGAATGAAGCTGCCATTCTTGCTGCTCGAAGAGACCTGAAAGAGATTAGCAAAGATGAAATTTCTGATGCTCTGGAAAGAATTATTGCTGGCCCAGAGAAGAAGAATGCTGTTGTAtcagaggagaagaggaggctaGTTGCATATCATG AGGCTGGCCATGCCCTTGTTGGTGCACTTATGCCAGAGTATGATCCCGTTGCAAAAATTTCAATCATTCCCCGTGGCCAAGCTGGAGGTCTGACATTTTTTGCTCCTAGTGAAGAGAGATTAGAGTCTGGGCTATATAGCAGAAGCTACCTAGAGAATCAGATGGCAGTTGCACTCGGTGGAAG GGTTGCAGAAGAAGTTATTTTTGGTAAGGAAAATGTTACAACAGGAGCCTCAAATGACTTCCAACAGGTCTCTCGTGTTGCACGCCAGATGGTTGAAAGACTTGGTTTTAGCaaaaagattggacaaatatctcttggaggaggtggtggaaatCCATTTTTGGGACAACAG ATGTCCCCACAAAAGGATTACTCTATGGCAACGGCAGATATTGTTGATGCTGAAGTCAGAGAGCTTGTTGAGAAGGCATATGCCAGAGCTGTCAACATAATCACAACACAAATCGACATTCTTCACAAATTAGCAGAGCTTCTAATGGAGAAAGAAACAGTAGATGGAGAGGAGTTCATGAGCTTGTTTATAGATGGAAAGGCTGAACTCTTTGTTGCTTAG